The following coding sequences lie in one Rissa tridactyla isolate bRisTri1 chromosome Z, bRisTri1.patW.cur.20221130, whole genome shotgun sequence genomic window:
- the ISCA1 gene encoding iron-sulfur cluster assembly 1 homolog, mitochondrial, translated as MASSVVRATVRAVSKRKIQATRAALTLTPSAVQKIKQLLKDKPEHVGVKVGVRTRGCNGLSYTLEYTKSKGDSDEEVVQDGVRVFIEKKAQLTLLGTEMDYVEDKLSSEFVFNNPNIKGTCGCGESFNI; from the exons atgGCGTCCTCGGTGGTGAGGGCCACCGTGCGCGCCGTCAGCAAGCGCAAGATCCAGGCTACGCGCGCCGCCCTCACCCTG accccATCAGCTGTTCAGAAGATAAAACAGCTTCTTAAAGATAAACCTGAGCAT gtaGGTGTGAAAGTAGGTGTTCGTACAAGAGGATGCAATGGACTTTCTTACACGTTAGAATACACAAAATCGAAAGGAGACTCCGATGAAGAAGTAGTTCAAGATG GAGTTAGAGTGTTTATTGAGAAGAAGGCACAGCTGACACTTCTAGGAACGGAAATGGACTATGTAGAAGACAAACTGTCCAGTGAATTTGTCTTCAATAATCCAAACATCAAAGGAACGTGTGGCTGTGGAGAAAGCTTCAACATCTGA